The proteins below are encoded in one region of Triticum aestivum cultivar Chinese Spring chromosome 1B, IWGSC CS RefSeq v2.1, whole genome shotgun sequence:
- the LOC123121569 gene encoding double-stranded RNA-binding protein 6 has product MYKNQLQELAQRSCFNLPAYTCLREGPDHAPRFKAAVIFNGEQFESPGFFTTLRQAEHAAAEVALAALARRGPSYSLAARILDETGVYKNLLQEVAQRVGAPLPSYTTERSGLGHLPVFTCTVELAGITFTGDHAKNKKQAEKNAASAAWASLKQLAREEANTTNEPENNDEQEQIRIARALLNYRTKEKIAMANNPNASPFPKKFPMQPERKPCFGQSSQSSYSKILPLFRPKSSSRSRPESPAAADGASQSPFWPIESSNSRSRFPAAEAAPYVPVGHYRMPCHSMAPPVTVRSSIPVFSAPPLPPPSGRTQQLPPLLSNPPSVRMASPVHIRPASPHFAPSGPAQRPRPVMSVQMKDVQHKPIRESMSSAIPIQVKDAQQRPTKESRSSAMPVQAKDAQHQLFKGSMSSSVMPIQMKDVQPQPAREPLSEGKDAPPAATEPPVKIEAPAQVKEASEVVTSEVVPCPAVDAASSASTSTSECSTAAPASQSGADDDAAKGEEAREDVLETEAALEEGIIKLLEIK; this is encoded by the exons ATGTATAAGAACCAGCTTCAGGAGCTGGCGCAGCGGAGCTGCTTCAACCTGCCGGCGTACACGTGCCTGCGGGAGGGGCCGGACCACGCGCCGCGGTTCAAAGCTGCGGTCATCTTCAACGGCGAGCAATTCGAGAGCCCCGGGTTCTTCACGACGCTCCGCCAGGCCGAGCATGCTGCCGCCGAGGTCGCCCTCGCCGCGCTCGCCCGGCGCGGCCCCTCTTACTCCCTAGCCGCCCGCATCCTG GATGAAACAGGGGTTTACAAAAACCTTCTACAGGAAGTAGCCCAGAGAGTTGGGGCACCGTTGCCTTCATATACAACAGAGCGGTCTGGCCTTGGCCATCTGCCAGTTTTCACATGCACAGTAGAATTAGCGGGGATCACCTTTACAGGTGATCATGCTAAGAATAAGAAGCAAGCTGAAAAAAATGCTGCTTCTGCAGCCTGGGCTTCGTTGAAACAAT TGGCACGTGAGGAGGCGAATACGACCAATGAACCGGAGAACAATGATGAGCAGGAGCAGATCAGGATTGCCCGAGCCCTTCTCAACTATCGCACGAAGGAAAAGATAGCGATGGCCAATAATCCCAATGCTTCACCATTTCCCAAGAAATTTCCCATGCAACCAGAGAGGAAGCCTTGTTTTGGTCAATCCTCTCAGTCCAGTTACTCGAAGATTCTTCCTCTATTCCGGCCAAAGTCTAGTTCAAGATCCAGACCAGAGTCACCAGCCGCGGCTGATGGAGCATCACAGTCACCGTTCTGGCCCATTGAAAGCTCTAATTCAAGGTCGAGGTTCCCGGCCGCAGAAGCAGCCCCTTATGTCCCAGTTGGGCACTACCGTATGCCTTGTCATAGTATGGCTCCTCCGGTCACAGTCAGGAGCTCTATCCCTGTGTTCTCTGCTCCACCTCTCCCACCTCCAAGTGGACGCACACAGCAGCTTCCTCCTCTCCTGAGCAACCCACCGTCAGTCCGGATGGCATCCCCAGTTCACATCAGGCCAGCTTCTCCACACTTTGCTCCCTCGGGTCCTGCGCAGCGTCCAAGACCTGTGATGTCTGTTCAGATGAAGGATGTGCAGCACAAGCCAATAAGGGAATCGATGTCGTCTGCGATCCCTATTCAGGTGAAGGATGCGCAGCAGAGGCCAACCAAGGAATCGCGATCATCTGCGATGCCTGTTCAGGCAAAGGATGCGCAACACCAGCTGTTTAAGGGATCGATGTCGTCGTCTGTGATGCCCATTCAGATGAAGGATGTGCAGCCCCAGCCAGCAAGGGAACCATTGTCAGAAGGTAAGGACGCACCACCGGCGGCGACTGAGCCTCCGGTTAAGATCGAGGCTCCAGCTCAAGTCAAGGAAGCTTCAGAGGTGGTCACCAGTGAAGTAGTCCCATGCCCTGCTGTTGATGCTGCTAGTTCTGCTTCTACTTCTACCAGTGAATGCAGCACTGCTGCCCCAGCAAGCCagtctggggctgatgatgatgcaGCCAAGGGTGAAGAGGCGCGTGAGGACGTCCTGGAAACTGAAGCAGCACTGGAGGAGGGCATCATCAAGCTTTTAGAGATAAAATGA